From Penaeus vannamei isolate JL-2024 chromosome 37, ASM4276789v1, whole genome shotgun sequence, one genomic window encodes:
- the Agps gene encoding alkyldihydroxyacetonephosphate synthase, peroxisomal, whose protein sequence is MASSARGRLCVIQRHLTSHNAGSVHQEDTKSSNDIADNGRAQEEGHVIDANTDEKRRNVAFVAASWRPTSGSDDDGKEVVLQTLPKRRQELLKWNGWGYRDSKFTVHKEKDYYVAFTGNRYKIGNMVLPHFAQWVRDTLGVNFEDCTPPQEPPLPHQFPEPVLQQDFMSEVETQGIAHSLDGEDRLFRAHGHTLAEIFTLREGMFPRIPDLVVWPNNHSEVEKLVKMASRHCVVLIPFGGGTSVSGALLCPEEESRMIVSLDTSQMCRILWVDDKNLTARIESGIIGQDLERQLHARGYTAGHEPDSYEFSSLGGWVATRASGMKKNIYGNIEDLVVQVKAVTPKGTVERYTAGPRVSAGPDVQHFIMGSEGTLGVITEVTLKVRPLPVVQRYGSIVFPDFTRGVNCMREVALHRCQPASIRLMDNEQFKFGHALKPPTGFMGLLSEGIKKMYITRIRGFDVHTMCVATLLFEGSEYEVAAQEKRIYDIALNNGGIPAGEANGQRGYMLTFVIAYIRDLAFDYGIVAESFETSVPWDRVQALCHNVKHRISSECTERGIKHFFVTCRVTQTYDAGACVYFYFAFNYRGLSDPVHVYEEIEGNARNEILACGGSISHHHGVGKVRRQWMNQTISEPSLGALKAVKDYFDPDNIFANGNLL, encoded by the exons ATGGCGTCGTCTGCCCGAGGACGCCTCTGTGTGATTCAGCGGCACTTAACATCTCACAATGCAGGCTCAGTACACCAAGAGGACACGAAAAGCTCTAATGACATAGCGGATAATGGCCGCGCCCAAGAAGAAGGGCATGTCATAGATGCAAACACCGATGAGAAGCGGAGAAACGTGGCCTTTGTAGCGGCTTCTTGGCGGCCAACGTCGGGCAGCGACGATGACGGAAAGGAAGTGGTTCTGCAGACGTTGCCGAAGAGACG gcaAGAACTGCTGAAATGGAATGGCTGGGGATACAGAGACTCCAAGTTTACTGTACACAAGGAGAAGGATTACTATGTGGCCTTCACAGGAAACAG GTACAAGATTGGGAACATGGTGCTCCCACACTTTGCTCAGTGGGTGAGAGATACTTTAGGGGTAAACTTTGAGGACTGTACACCCCCACAGGAACCTCCCTTACCTCACCAGTTTCCAGAGCCCGTTCTTCAGCAAG ATTTCATGTCTGAGGTGGAGACCCAAGGGATTGCACATTCCCTCGACGGAGAAGACCGTCTGTTCAGAGCACATGGGCACACCCTGGCAGAAATTTTCACTCTCAGGGAGGGCATGTTTCCCAGGATTCCTGACCTAGTTGTATGGCCAA ATAATCACAGTGAAGTAGAGAAGCTTGTCAAAATGGCTTCCAGACACTGTGTTGTGCTGATTCCATTTGGGGGAGGAACAAGTGTATCAGGAGCTCTTCTGTGTccagaggaggagagcagaatgATTGTTTCGTTGGACACCTCTCAAATG TGCCGTATTCTGTGGGTGGACGATAAGAACCTGACAGCCAGGATAGAATCTGGGATCATTGGCCAGGATCTTGAGCGCCAGCTTCATGCCCGAGGGTACACTGCTGGCCATGAGCCTGATTCCTATGAATTCTCTAG TCTTGGAGGCTGGGTTGCAACACGAGCATcaggaatgaagaaaaatatctaTGGCAACATTGAAGACCTTGTTGTTCAGGTGAAGGCTGTGACACCCAAGGGAACAGTAGAGCGTTACACAGCAGGCCCAAGAGTTTCTGCAGGGCCTGATGTTCAACACTTTATCATGGGCTCAGAGG GAACCCTTGGAGTGATCACAGAAGTTACACTGAAGGTGCGTCCTCTGCCAGTAGTGCAGCGATATGGGTCTATTGTATTCCCAGACTTTACTAGAGGTGTGAACTGCATGCGTGAAGTTGCTCTTCATCGGTGCCAGCCTGCGTCCATTCGGTTAATGGATAATGAACAATTCAAATTTG gtCATGCACTTAAGCCTCCAACTGGATTCATGGGTCTTCTTAgcgaaggaataaagaagatgtATATAACTCGTATTAGAGGCTTTGATGTACATACCATGTGTGTAGCCACCCTTCTTTTTGAAG GCTCAGAGTATGAGGTGGCGGCACAAGAGAAGAGGATTTACGACATTGCCCTGAACAACGGGGGCATACCAGCGGGGGAGGCTAATGGCCAGAGAGGTTACATGCTGACTTTTGTTATTGCATATATAAGG GATCTTGCATTTGATTATGGCATAGTAGCAGAATCCTTTGAAACCTCTGTCCCCTGGGATCGTGTTCAAGCCCTTTGCCATAATGTTAAGCATCGGATTAGTTCAGAATGCACAG AGAGAGGAATCAAGCACTTCTTTGTGACATGTCGTGTCACTCAAACATACGATGCGGGGGCTTGCGTctacttttattttgctttcaacTACCGTGGTTTGTCAGATCCAGTACATGTCTATGAAGAAATTGAG